From the genome of Nitrospira sp., one region includes:
- a CDS encoding TonB-dependent receptor: MNTNKKTYSAIVVASYCLSVTLALGANVDPTLAPSEDLTDLPLEQLMSVEVTSVAKQAQPLSQAAAAIFVISQEDIRRSGATSIPEALRMVPGLQVARLDANKWAITARGFNDRFANKLLVLIDGRTVYTPLFSGVYWDVQDTLLEDVDRIEVIRGPGATLWGANAVNGVINIITKKVKDTQGALLVAGAGTEERGFVGMRYGTELSPNTHMRVYGKFFARDDQATPTGDPSTDHWNQARSGMRIDHTTTRGDQFTLQGDYYNGRIHDRLTTPTLTAPFFNTSDNSGQVSGGNLLGRWGRTLSPTSGYTLQLYYDRSERNLVQLAEKRDIADIDFQYNFALGDRHHLLWGLGYRFTNDQIVSSSTIVVTPYSRLLNLWSGFVQDEMTLLPKTVALTLGTKVEHNDLTGFVVQPNARLRWTPTPHQTLWWAVSRAIRTPSRAEDDMRINQTTQPPSSATLGLPVLASVLGNRGYGNEKTLAYEAGYRTQLTEKLSLDIAAYYNSMKDLRTFEQGPIGLETNPSPVHLLAPFNIANRLRAETYGVEVVVEWRPLEWWRIQPSYTYLHMSLYTDRTTDQTANTATGRSPAHQASLRSLMSLPHNFELDLWGRYVDTLTSAQIPSYFNLDVRIGWRPSKQLELSLVGQTLLDSHRPEYREALISTSPTEIQRSIYGKATWHF, encoded by the coding sequence ATGAACACGAATAAAAAAACGTATAGCGCTATTGTCGTTGCGAGTTACTGCCTGTCGGTCACGCTGGCGCTTGGTGCCAACGTCGATCCGACCTTGGCACCATCAGAAGACTTGACGGACCTGCCGCTTGAACAACTCATGTCAGTCGAAGTCACCTCTGTCGCCAAGCAAGCACAGCCACTGTCACAAGCCGCCGCGGCTATCTTCGTCATCTCACAAGAAGACATCCGCCGTTCCGGTGCCACCTCGATCCCAGAAGCGCTCCGAATGGTACCTGGGCTGCAGGTGGCTCGACTCGACGCGAACAAATGGGCCATCACTGCACGTGGATTCAATGACCGCTTTGCCAACAAGCTGTTGGTACTGATTGACGGTCGCACTGTCTACACACCGTTGTTTTCGGGAGTGTACTGGGATGTACAAGACACCTTGCTGGAGGACGTCGATCGCATCGAGGTGATTCGGGGTCCTGGGGCGACACTCTGGGGCGCCAATGCAGTCAATGGGGTCATCAATATCATCACGAAAAAAGTCAAAGATACACAGGGCGCACTGCTCGTGGCGGGGGCAGGAACTGAAGAGCGCGGGTTCGTCGGCATGCGCTACGGCACGGAACTCTCACCCAACACCCACATGCGCGTGTATGGAAAATTCTTTGCGCGCGATGATCAGGCGACGCCCACCGGCGATCCGTCGACCGACCATTGGAATCAGGCCAGAAGCGGCATGCGGATCGACCATACCACCACTCGTGGCGATCAATTCACCCTGCAGGGCGATTATTACAATGGGCGAATCCACGACCGTTTAACGACCCCCACGCTGACGGCACCGTTTTTCAATACTTCGGACAACAGTGGTCAAGTGAGCGGAGGCAATTTATTAGGCCGCTGGGGCCGCACACTCTCTCCAACCTCTGGCTATACACTCCAGCTTTACTATGACCGTAGTGAGCGGAACCTGGTGCAATTGGCCGAAAAACGAGACATCGCCGACATCGACTTTCAATATAATTTTGCCCTGGGCGATCGGCACCATCTCCTGTGGGGGTTGGGGTATCGATTTACCAATGACCAGATCGTCAGCAGCTCAACCATTGTGGTGACGCCGTATAGCCGCCTGCTCAACCTATGGAGCGGCTTCGTCCAGGACGAAATGACGCTCTTGCCGAAAACCGTTGCACTCACCCTTGGAACCAAAGTCGAACACAACGATTTGACCGGATTCGTCGTCCAGCCGAATGCGCGTCTTCGGTGGACGCCGACGCCTCACCAAACCTTGTGGTGGGCTGTGTCTCGGGCTATCCGTACCCCCTCACGGGCTGAAGACGATATGCGCATCAACCAGACGACGCAGCCTCCAAGCTCAGCGACATTGGGGTTGCCGGTCCTTGCGTCCGTGCTCGGCAATAGAGGGTATGGCAACGAGAAAACCCTCGCTTATGAAGCAGGCTATCGTACCCAACTGACCGAGAAACTCTCACTCGATATCGCGGCGTACTACAATTCCATGAAAGATCTCCGAACGTTTGAACAGGGGCCCATCGGGCTTGAAACAAACCCCTCGCCGGTCCATCTACTCGCACCGTTCAACATCGCCAACCGGCTTCGCGCCGAAACGTACGGCGTTGAGGTAGTCGTGGAATGGCGGCCGCTCGAGTGGTGGCGCATTCAACCGTCCTATACCTATTTGCATATGAGCCTCTATACGGATCGCACCACTGATCAGACAGCAAACACGGCCACGGGGCGAAGCCCGGCCCATCAAGCCTCGCTCCGTTCGTTGATGTCGCTCCCCCACAATTTCGAGCTCGATCTGTGGGGACGCTATGTCGATACGCTGACATCGGCACAAATTCCCTCCTACTTCAACCTCGATGTTCGGATCGGGTGGCGGCCAAGCAAACAATTGGAACTGTCATTGGTGGGGCAAACCTTGCTCGATTCCCATCGACCGGAATATCGAGAGGCGCTTATCTCAACCTCTCCGACAGAAATCCAACGATCCATCTATGGGAAAGCCACATGGCACTTCTAG
- a CDS encoding YfiR family protein, with protein sequence MATLAFALQLAALTQTAQSAESSGEYILKAAFLYNFSKFVVWPDGAGHDQEGHFVICVAGADPFGEALDAIEKKTANGYPIAIRRSPSSETLRTCNILFISASEQAHLHATVLALKGLPTLTVCDLTSCIEQGAMIGLRVVGNKIHMDVNLDAAQQASLQISSQLLRLATVVKRQ encoded by the coding sequence ATGGCCACGCTTGCCTTCGCGCTGCAACTTGCCGCCCTGACTCAGACGGCGCAGAGCGCCGAGAGCAGCGGAGAATACATACTCAAAGCGGCATTTCTCTATAACTTTTCAAAATTCGTGGTATGGCCTGACGGCGCAGGGCACGACCAGGAAGGCCACTTTGTCATCTGCGTGGCCGGCGCCGATCCCTTCGGAGAGGCCCTGGATGCGATTGAAAAAAAGACCGCCAACGGCTACCCGATCGCCATCAGGCGCTCGCCCTCCTCCGAGACGCTTCGCACCTGCAACATCCTATTCATCAGTGCGTCGGAACAGGCGCATCTCCATGCGACCGTCTTGGCATTGAAAGGGCTGCCGACCCTCACCGTCTGCGACCTGACATCCTGTATCGAGCAGGGCGCAATGATCGGCCTGCGGGTGGTCGGAAATAAAATACACATGGATGTGAATCTAGACGCCGCACAGCAGGCCTCACTACAGATCAGTTCCCAGTTATTGCGCCTCGCCACGGTGGTTAAACGCCAATGA